The Planococcus versutus genome contains a region encoding:
- a CDS encoding TRAP transporter large permease produces the protein MEVGIIFIVWLLLLFLGMPVGFTLIVAAFAYFAMTDWSLVFFSGAKLIDSIDSFALLAVPFFILTGTLMNSSGITERIFAFAKSLVGHYSGGLGHVNIMASLMFSGMSGSALADAGGLGQLEIKSMRDEKYDDDYAGGLTAASAIIGPIIPPSIPLIIYGVISDQSIARLFLAGVLPGLLMTFSLMVVAYIWAKKRGYAKAPKASMKKRFYHFKRAFWALLTPIIIIGGIFSGFFTPTEAAIVATLYAMFLGFFVYRELTFKLLFTNVVESMKLTGVAVLMIMGVEFFGQMIAHEQVAIKVADFFLNVTDNPIILLLLMNLLLIFLGMFVESLALLILLVPILVPVILVAGVDPVHFGIIVILNLMIGILTPPMGMALFVVSRVGNIPVATLTRGVIPFIIPLVVCLLLITFFPQIALFLPDLLLP, from the coding sequence ATGGAAGTAGGCATTATCTTTATCGTTTGGTTGCTGCTTCTGTTTTTAGGAATGCCAGTTGGTTTTACATTAATCGTCGCAGCATTTGCGTACTTCGCGATGACCGATTGGAGCTTGGTGTTCTTTTCAGGAGCAAAGTTGATCGATAGTATTGATAGCTTTGCGTTACTTGCGGTTCCGTTCTTTATTTTGACGGGGACGTTGATGAACTCTTCTGGTATTACCGAACGAATTTTTGCGTTTGCGAAATCATTGGTCGGTCACTATAGCGGTGGATTGGGCCATGTAAATATTATGGCGTCTCTGATGTTTTCAGGAATGTCCGGATCTGCGTTAGCCGATGCGGGAGGACTTGGACAGTTAGAAATTAAATCGATGAGAGATGAAAAGTACGATGATGATTATGCGGGCGGGTTAACAGCAGCATCTGCTATTATCGGTCCAATTATTCCACCGAGTATTCCACTCATCATTTATGGCGTTATTTCCGATCAATCAATTGCTCGCTTGTTTTTAGCAGGTGTATTGCCTGGACTGTTGATGACGTTTTCACTAATGGTTGTGGCTTATATTTGGGCGAAAAAGCGTGGCTATGCAAAGGCACCAAAAGCATCAATGAAAAAAAGGTTTTATCATTTTAAACGGGCATTTTGGGCGTTGTTGACACCGATTATCATTATTGGTGGAATTTTCTCTGGTTTCTTCACCCCAACAGAAGCTGCGATTGTCGCTACATTGTACGCGATGTTCTTAGGTTTCTTTGTCTACAGAGAACTAACTTTCAAGTTATTGTTTACGAACGTCGTTGAGTCGATGAAGTTAACAGGAGTCGCTGTGTTGATGATCATGGGTGTCGAGTTTTTCGGACAAATGATCGCGCACGAACAAGTGGCTATTAAAGTAGCGGATTTCTTCTTGAACGTGACAGATAATCCAATTATTTTATTGTTGTTGATGAACTTGTTGCTAATTTTCTTAGGCATGTTTGTTGAATCTTTGGCTTTGTTGATTTTACTCGTACCGATTTTAGTGCCAGTCATACTAGTAGCAGGAGTAGATCCTGTACACTTTGGTATTATTGTTATTTTAAACTTAATGATCGGGATATTGACTCCGCCGATGGGCATGGCCTTGTTTGTGGTGTCACGAGTCGGGAATATTCCAGTGGCTACGTTAACACGAGGCGTTATTCCATTTATCATTCCACTGGTTGTGTGTTTGTTATTAATTACGTTCTTCCCGCAAATTGCTTTGTTCTTACCAGATCTATTATTACCTTAA
- a CDS encoding TRAP transporter small permease, producing MKKFLANFEEIVGGVLFIIMLIVLTMQIFFRLVLDQPLTWSEALAKFIFIYVGYLAVSIGIKENGHVYIDYFVEKMPKAIQKGLNYVFQFVILIVLLLMTYIGYEMALRKVPVDIVALGISYVYMYSALPLLSLLMIYRLLERNYQEWRNMKEEI from the coding sequence ATGAAAAAGTTTTTAGCAAATTTTGAAGAAATTGTAGGCGGCGTTCTTTTTATCATCATGTTAATTGTTTTGACGATGCAAATTTTCTTCCGTCTTGTTCTTGATCAGCCGCTAACGTGGTCAGAAGCATTAGCAAAATTTATTTTCATCTATGTCGGTTACTTAGCCGTATCCATCGGTATAAAAGAAAACGGGCATGTCTATATTGATTATTTTGTTGAGAAGATGCCAAAAGCAATACAAAAAGGGTTGAACTATGTCTTCCAATTTGTCATTTTAATCGTTTTATTGTTGATGACGTATATTGGTTATGAAATGGCTTTACGTAAAGTACCCGTTGATATTGTGGCATTAGGAATTTCGTATGTGTACATGTACAGTGCTCTTCCACTTCTTTCACTATTGATGATTTACCGTCTTCTTGAGCGAAACTACCAAGAATGGCGCAATATGAAGGAGGAGATTTAA
- a CDS encoding sialic acid TRAP transporter substrate-binding protein SiaP, producing the protein MTKRWLAIGVLFLALFVLGACSSSSEAGGDDSSEKVELKFGMVAGNQQNEYKAAEKLAEYVDKESDGQLTIKLYPNSQLGDDRAMLEQASEGSLDMALAETGRFGIWVPRASLMGLPYIVDNYEHITKVLNDTEYGKGLKEELATEHNWVLAGNAYNGTRQTTSNRAIESLADMEGLKLRVPEAQNLLDYAKYTGASATPMAFTEVYLALQTNAVDGQENPLSTIDAQKFYEVQDYLAMTNHVVNDVNYVVSKATMDKLPEDLKTILEDGIEEATAYHTSLFEEEEASLIEKFKEEGVTVTEPDLEEFKEAVSKAYPSYLKEIGEGSDAYLKEIQEAND; encoded by the coding sequence ATGACAAAACGTTGGTTAGCAATAGGGGTATTGTTTTTAGCATTATTCGTATTAGGTGCATGTTCATCATCAAGTGAAGCAGGTGGCGATGATTCATCAGAAAAAGTTGAATTGAAATTTGGAATGGTTGCTGGAAATCAGCAAAACGAATACAAAGCAGCAGAAAAATTAGCAGAGTACGTAGATAAAGAAAGTGACGGACAGTTAACGATTAAATTATATCCAAACTCTCAATTAGGTGATGATCGTGCAATGCTTGAACAAGCAAGCGAAGGATCGTTAGATATGGCTTTAGCTGAAACTGGGCGTTTTGGTATTTGGGTGCCACGTGCTTCTTTAATGGGCTTACCCTATATTGTTGATAATTATGAACACATCACAAAAGTGTTAAACGATACAGAATACGGTAAAGGGTTGAAAGAAGAGTTAGCGACAGAGCATAACTGGGTTCTTGCAGGAAATGCTTATAACGGTACACGTCAAACAACATCTAACCGTGCAATCGAATCACTAGCAGACATGGAAGGCTTGAAGCTTCGTGTACCAGAAGCGCAAAACTTGTTAGACTATGCAAAATACACAGGTGCGTCTGCCACTCCAATGGCTTTCACAGAAGTTTACTTGGCCTTGCAAACTAACGCAGTAGATGGTCAAGAAAACCCATTATCAACAATTGATGCACAAAAATTCTATGAAGTTCAAGATTACTTAGCGATGACAAACCACGTCGTAAACGATGTAAACTACGTTGTCAGCAAAGCAACAATGGATAAACTACCAGAAGACTTGAAAACAATTTTAGAAGATGGCATCGAAGAAGCGACAGCTTATCACACGTCACTATTTGAAGAAGAAGAAGCAAGCTTGATCGAGAAGTTCAAAGAAGAAGGTGTAACGGTAACAGAGCCAGATCTTGAGGAATTCAAAGAAGCAGTTTCTAAAGCATACCCTTCGTACTTGAAAGAAATTGGTGAAGGTTCAGATGCGTACTTGAAAGAAATTCAAGAGGCGAATGATTAA
- a CDS encoding FAD-dependent monooxygenase, translating to MKPQILIVGAGPTGLDLAYSLARFGVSFRIIEKKSGTGTASRALAVHARILEHYQQLGLSDRIVKKGQPILSLDLSDGKEVKANLKFHDFGKGLSPFPLILSLPQDEHEDILVDELKQLGIDVEWDTELSSFKDTGETVHAVLKKEGQPEESADFAYLCGCDGASSTVRKGLDFEFPGGTYDQLFFVADVETKKAEVEMEKMDMYMDNDGFMLYMSVRNEFTKRILGVVPERFNNQTEIEYSDISEYIEKKIEVTASRVNWFSTYRVHNRVSDHFVKGRTFILGDAGHLHSPAGGQGMNTGIGDAFNLSWKLAAVLKGKASSTILETYETERIAFARTLVATTDKAFQTIINQKLPGTALRKFFIPYVLPSLFTVSITKRNAFKILSQIHINYKKSRLSKGKAGKVFAGMRLPWIKTTDVDNFRALRSLDWQIHIYGQASKELKDFAAAQSLEIYEFAWQPFMKKTGFKQDALYFVRPDGHVALANNTQDVNVLKNYLTEFELVAFHAN from the coding sequence GTGAAACCACAAATATTGATCGTAGGAGCGGGTCCGACTGGACTTGATCTCGCTTATAGCCTTGCGCGTTTTGGTGTATCTTTTCGGATTATCGAAAAAAAGTCCGGGACAGGTACGGCTTCCCGTGCACTAGCTGTACATGCACGGATATTAGAACATTATCAGCAACTCGGCTTGTCCGATAGAATCGTCAAAAAAGGACAACCGATTTTGTCACTCGATTTGAGTGATGGAAAAGAAGTAAAAGCCAATTTGAAATTTCATGATTTTGGTAAAGGGCTAAGTCCATTTCCGTTAATTCTTAGCTTGCCTCAAGATGAACACGAAGATATTTTAGTGGATGAACTAAAACAATTAGGCATTGATGTAGAGTGGGATACGGAATTATCTTCTTTTAAAGATACCGGGGAAACAGTCCATGCCGTATTAAAAAAAGAAGGACAGCCAGAAGAGTCGGCTGACTTTGCTTATCTTTGTGGATGTGACGGAGCGAGTAGTACGGTTCGAAAAGGATTGGATTTTGAATTTCCAGGTGGTACGTACGATCAATTGTTTTTCGTAGCCGATGTAGAAACCAAAAAAGCGGAAGTCGAAATGGAAAAAATGGATATGTATATGGACAATGATGGCTTTATGTTGTATATGTCTGTTCGCAATGAATTCACAAAAAGAATCCTTGGCGTCGTGCCAGAGCGATTTAACAATCAGACGGAAATCGAATACAGTGACATTAGCGAGTACATTGAAAAGAAAATTGAAGTTACGGCTTCACGCGTCAATTGGTTTTCTACTTATCGCGTTCATAACCGTGTAAGCGATCACTTTGTCAAAGGCCGCACTTTTATATTAGGTGATGCCGGACATCTTCATAGTCCTGCAGGTGGCCAAGGCATGAATACGGGCATTGGAGATGCTTTCAACTTGTCGTGGAAGCTCGCAGCGGTACTAAAAGGCAAAGCTTCTTCTACTATATTAGAAACGTACGAAACAGAACGGATTGCATTTGCCCGGACGTTAGTCGCTACAACTGACAAAGCATTCCAAACCATTATCAATCAAAAGCTTCCAGGTACGGCGTTGCGCAAATTTTTTATCCCATACGTTTTGCCTTCTTTATTCACCGTTTCGATTACTAAAAGGAATGCTTTTAAAATCTTATCTCAAATTCACATCAACTATAAAAAAAGTAGACTCAGTAAAGGCAAAGCCGGAAAGGTTTTTGCGGGGATGCGCTTGCCTTGGATCAAAACAACAGATGTCGATAATTTCCGTGCTTTACGCTCGCTGGATTGGCAAATTCATATTTACGGCCAAGCAAGTAAAGAACTGAAAGATTTTGCCGCTGCGCAGTCGCTTGAAATTTATGAATTTGCATGGCAACCCTTCATGAAAAAAACTGGATTTAAACAAGACGCCTTATACTTTGTGCGTCCGGACGGTCATGTGGCGTTAGCAAATAACACGCAAGACGTGAATGTATTAAAAAACTATTTAACCGAATTTGAGTTGGTTGCGTTTCATGCCAACTGA
- a CDS encoding metal-dependent hydrolase family protein: MSLKIENVTIYTGRGDKLTESAILIEKNKIVAVGEEAVHKQATTVIDGQGKTILPGFFDMHIHLGMDGVADPFAQISTDSQALSAYRHQANGKKQIKSGVTSVRNLGSKGHIDLAYRDAIEAGLVTGPTVYGSGQPIVMTGGHGYPLASEADGEDEIRKVARQTLKQGADVLKLMATGGVMTPGVDPGSPQLSENEMKAAVEEALHAGKTTASHAQGTIGIQNAVRAGITTIEHGIFLDDETIHLMIEYGTVLVPTLAAPYYIVQNADSGEIPPHAIKKAKYCYEAHKESFRKAVKAGVKIAAGTDAGTPFNLHGDFAKELELMHEGVMTVRAIITSATYDAAAVLNVQNETGSLEAGKVADFIILSEDPENSLSAFRSVETVYQGGVMVHVN; encoded by the coding sequence TTGTCTTTGAAAATAGAGAATGTCACGATTTATACAGGTAGAGGCGATAAGCTGACAGAGTCGGCTATCCTCATTGAAAAAAACAAAATTGTTGCAGTTGGAGAAGAAGCTGTTCACAAACAAGCAACAACTGTAATCGACGGTCAAGGAAAAACCATTTTGCCAGGATTTTTTGATATGCACATTCATCTTGGCATGGACGGTGTAGCAGATCCATTTGCTCAAATTTCTACAGACAGCCAGGCATTGTCTGCTTATCGTCACCAAGCTAACGGGAAAAAACAGATAAAGTCTGGCGTTACAAGTGTTCGTAACTTAGGGTCGAAAGGACATATTGACTTGGCGTACCGCGACGCTATAGAGGCAGGCCTTGTCACTGGTCCTACAGTTTATGGTTCTGGTCAGCCGATTGTCATGACGGGTGGTCACGGCTATCCGCTTGCTTCAGAAGCAGATGGAGAAGACGAAATCCGTAAAGTGGCACGTCAAACGTTAAAGCAAGGCGCTGACGTATTAAAGTTGATGGCGACTGGCGGTGTGATGACACCTGGCGTTGACCCAGGCTCTCCACAATTATCGGAAAACGAAATGAAAGCGGCAGTTGAAGAAGCGCTTCATGCTGGAAAAACGACCGCTTCTCATGCACAAGGAACTATCGGTATTCAAAATGCCGTACGTGCAGGAATTACGACCATTGAACATGGTATTTTCCTAGACGATGAAACCATTCATTTGATGATTGAATACGGAACAGTGCTTGTCCCGACGCTTGCAGCACCGTATTACATTGTCCAAAATGCAGATTCAGGGGAAATTCCACCGCATGCTATCAAAAAGGCGAAATATTGTTACGAAGCGCATAAAGAAAGTTTCCGAAAAGCAGTAAAAGCGGGCGTAAAAATCGCAGCGGGTACAGACGCCGGGACACCATTTAACTTACACGGTGATTTTGCTAAAGAACTGGAATTGATGCATGAAGGTGTGATGACTGTTCGTGCCATCATTACTTCCGCAACGTATGATGCGGCAGCTGTCTTAAATGTTCAAAACGAAACCGGATCACTAGAAGCCGGGAAAGTCGCTGATTTTATCATTCTGTCTGAAGATCCGGAAAACAGTCTTTCTGCTTTTCGTTCAGTCGAAACTGTCTATCAAGGAGGCGTAATGGTCCATGTCAATTAA